One Amaranthus tricolor cultivar Red isolate AtriRed21 chromosome 1, ASM2621246v1, whole genome shotgun sequence DNA window includes the following coding sequences:
- the LOC130822992 gene encoding uncharacterized protein LOC130822992, with protein sequence MGTRKVYEQKLRTGNMYDYDPTINPGLGTPRCPRCLSLLESDSENGEWTITSVLHDATAVAGTGFGSMLSVTHAFNTGIPFVQKHVKGPKWLPFVVGLPPLLISSAACAAFGGYALPKFTQLTVTSYYAASNAAHYGISLLTRHIEEAHISTSRQEKPS encoded by the exons ATGGGGACTCGAAAAGTGTATGAGCAGAAACTTCGAACTGGAAATATGTATGATTATGATCCCACCATCAATCCTGGTCTTGGAACACCTCGTTGTCCCCGTTGTCTCTCGTTACTCGAGTCAGATTCT GAAAACGGGGAATGGACTATTACTTCTGTGTTACACGATGCCACTGCTGTG GCTGGCACTGGATTTGGATCAATGCTAAGTGTTACTCATGCTTTTAATACTG GGATACCTTTTGTTCAGAAGCATGTTAAAGGACCCAAGTGGCTTCCATTTGTTGTTGGG CTTCCACCCTTACTAATATCTTCAGCTGCATGTGCTGCATTTGGTG GCTATGCTCTTCCTAAATTCACTCAGCTTACTGTGACATCATATTATGCTGCTTCAAATGCTGCACATTACGGGATCTCTTTACTCACAAGACACATCGAAGAGGCACATATTTCAACTTCTCGGCAGGAAAAGCCCTCATGA
- the LOC130821101 gene encoding zinc finger protein 8-like — MEKTSSTITLTTTTTNNSLDQTHDFMNVDSFSQLPFIRPAPTATTKPSSTLATANAAAIRLFGIDFSSATNATDNSDFSDSTTLTTTATTTTAATVSATVSATTSNENSRKFECHYCNRNFPTSQALGGHQNAHKRERQHAKRAHLQSAIMTADNTGQRHFYSLANRYPHNYLTNTTRYSYHHHLQRNTTHPPMINGNPLTVWRIPTSVHNYTSSLHRDHSLHPFARSHSTNMNYMNLNMSMDSSHQIRRGNSEQVSLDLHL; from the coding sequence ATGGAGAAGACTtcatcaacaataacactcACAACAACTACTACAAACAACTCCCTTGATCAAACCCATGATTTTATGAATGTTGACTCCTTCTCTCAACTCCCCTTCATCCGCCCCGCCCCGACCGCCACCACTAAACCCTCCTCCACCTTGGCTACCGCCAACGCTGCCGCCATCCGTCTCTTCGGCATCGACTTCTCCTCTGCCACCAACGCCACCGACAACTCCGACTTCAGCGATAGTACCACCCTCACCACCACTGCCACCACCACCACAGCCGCCACCGTCTCCGCCACCGTCTCCGCCACCACAAGCAATGAGAATAGTAGAAAATTTGAATGTCATTATTGTAATAGAAACTTCCCTACATCTCAAGCTCTTGGAGGCCACCAAAATGCACACAAAAGAGAACGGCAACACGCTAAACGGGCCCATCTTCAGTCTGCAATAATGACAGCTGACAACACAGGTCAGCGTCATTTCTACAGTTTAGCTAACAGATATCCACACAACTACTTAACAAATACAACCCGTTACTCTTACCATCATCATCTACAAAGAAACACAACCCATCCGCCCATGATAAATGGTAACCCGTTAACAGTGTGGCGGATCCCTACATCCGTTCATAACTATACAAGTTCACTTCATCGTGACCATTCATTGCACCCTTTTGCTAGATCTCATTCTACAAATATGaattatatgaatttaaatatgagtATGGATTCTTCTCATCAAATTCGCCGTGGAAATAGTGAGCAAGTGAGTTTGGATCTTCatctgtaa